Genomic DNA from Perca fluviatilis chromosome 12, GENO_Pfluv_1.0, whole genome shotgun sequence:
TGTCCGTGCCACAGTAAGTTACGTACTGCTACATGTGAATACGCCCTGTGTTCAAGTGGTTTAACCATAAAGAGGTttatccaagggggtaagccagccTCCGCAAAGCATACCtactatggagccattttgatgctacctagcACTCACCcgctgttagcattccattgactgccattcattttggcatcactttgacagcgaataactttacatctgaagcgtttaaagactttatttgtccattgtttaggaAAAGagcttctaatagacttcactgcTCTCCGTTGCAAGTCTACGGGGTTGAtttgtccatttattttactgtctatggggTTAACTTGTGAGATCATCGTTGCTAGACAACTGACAACAATTATGCAAAACATGGTAATTAGGATAGTATGcataacattttatatttcGCCAAATGTTTCATCAAACATTACCAAAGTATTTGACAATTCACCTGAACTTTTGCACATATGATGTCATTGCCTCAACTTGTGAGTGTTAACAACCATGTCTCTCTATTGGTGCAATCAGAAAGTCACCTTTGACCTCAGGTTTGAATCCCCAGGTGGCCAAGTACTTGACAACAATGTGACAATTCATGCATGCTGTATGTTTTCAAGTGCTCGTTAAGTTCAATGTACTTGGACCCCTGGCATTGCGTAGTGACTATGAATGGTCAATGGTTTATAAATGTCAGGCCTGTCATTTTTCTTGTTTATTGTATTACATGTTCTGATATTACCAGTGTGTACTTCAAACTGTTGCCAGTAATGACAGtagtgaaaacaaaaaacagcttcTCAGTCCTGGTAGAGGGAGGAGTGCTTTGATGCAGCAAAGTAATCATTAGACCCCTCTACATCCAtcatcaaacatcaaaatgcaCCTACAAAAGTAATGTTGTAAGTGTTTTAAGGTCTTCCCTAAATGCTTTAACTCAAGCTGTTTTCATCTCTGCCTCCTCAGTGCCTCCTCATGTCCCGTCCTGTGAGGTACCGAGCTCTGTGTTTGTGGGCTCAGGCCTGGAGCTTCACTGTAAGGACAAACTCAGTGTTCCTCCTGCCACCTACCGCTGGTACAAAGACAACAAGGCTTTGACGGCCACAGCAGATACTCCATACAGTGTCGACCCAAACAAAGGCGCACTGGTAAGTTCACACTAAATTCTACAAACACTTAAAGgaccagtgtgtaggatttagtggcATCTAGCGGTGAGGCTGCAGGCCTCCGTGGAAGAGGACCGCCCCCTTATGATATGAAGGGCTCATTCTAAACTAACAGAAACACGATTCTTATTCCATTTCTGCCAATAATCCCCCCTGAATCCTACACACTGGTCCTCTTAAATGCACCCAGGAGTATATAAACACAGTTATACATGTAAAGACGAACTGTCTTCAATTCAACTCTCAACTTGTCTTTGTCTGGAGCAGAAGTTTACAAGTGTGTCCAAAACAGACTCAGGGATGTACCGCTGTGAGTCCTCCAACAGTGTGGGGGCGCCTAAAAGCTGTGTGGCCCAAAAACTGAAAGTTATTGAATGTAAGCAAGTTTGGTAAAGCATCTCTTTGAAGTTTAACTGTTTCGATCCACtccaacaaacaacaacaaagactgAGGAAatcctctctttccccttctTCTAGATCCTTTGAATATGACAATTTTGATAGCAGGTGCTGCAGGTTTTCTGTCGCTCGTCCTTTTCtgctgcatctgtgtgtgtgtctgtcaacgCCGAGGCTGCTGCAAGAGTGAGTAGTGtgatgtttctctgtgtgtggttgtgtgtgtgtgtgtgtgtgtgtgtgtgtgtgtgtgtgtgtgtgtgtgtgtgtgttgtgttgctttTACATTTGAGGCATTTGCATTCAAACTATGTGAAAGTCACAGAGAATTGACTTGAAAAAGTGTTGGTCTGTCGGTCTAACTGACAGACAGTGGAAGTATTCACATCCTTTACTTAaggctatagtgcgtagtttctgtctcccccatgaggaattctaaataatgacaacaaaactttcGGCGCATCCACATTATACAAACATTCTGTGATCGCgcaacccccacccctcctccactcagttgctagtagccaaggaggacatggaggattaaaaaaacatgatggactcttcagaagaggtagtTGCCGGAGGCGAAAGTTGCCGGAcgacaccagtttctgaacacagccatactgagaaatacagagagagttgtgtggagctgatagtcttaattagatttgtagcaactcatttggcaatggcttgaatgtaacggctgtttattaatataaaacagttaagcactaaagctttaactaaAAGTATAAAGAACAAAATGTAATATGCTCCTTAGCAAataaaagtcttacatttataatatttatttaattaaacacacatacttttttttaagattattttttggagctttttccctttttattagatagtgacaaTGGATAgacaggaaggggggggggatgacatgcagcaaagggacgcaggtcggattcaaacgcCGGCCTCTGCAAAGGACTTTACACTCTGCTAGGTGAGCTATCATTCTTGTTTTTAGTGACAAAGCTCTAATAaatccactgtacactacctgctcagcaccaaacagcagacagacacaattAGCTGGTTAACAAAGTGGAGCTTTTTTTATTTGCCTCAGGAGAGCtgaaagagagtgaatattgaactAACATTTGtcaggtggacagaaacacgAGTCTTAATGCTTACTTGAGTAAATAATTACTATCCACCATTGCCAAAAGACAATGTCTGGCAATCTATTTGGCAATTAGTGATCATGACAAATGTTAACTTTTCTTCTTTGttgtttctttgaacagaggacaaaaaaacaaaaaggtgagGGTTTCACTTGTCAGTCTAACTCTTGTTTCACCTGTAGCTGTGTGTTATTGGCTGGTAATGAGCTCAGACTAAACGGCCTCCTTGTCTTTCAGCACCAAGTCCttcaaccctcctcctccaccacctcctcccATCCGCAATGTGAGTGATCAGAGGGATTGTTATCTTGTCACATCTTGTTTTGCTTGCTGGGTTGCCGATAAATTGTTGATAAGTTGCTGATAACACTGGTCCCTGGCTAATTAAAGGAAATGATTCATTGTACGTCTCTCTGCTCTCGACAGATCAAGCACTACAAACCAGCTCACTCCTTCATGATCTGAGGGTGAAACACTCACTTTGTCTTCAAACCATCCAGAATCTAAAGTGTACGCTTATTGTTCAACACACTGACCGTCGCCTTGCTTTTGGACGGCTGCTCGCTGCTTTCTGAGACATGCAGATCCTCAAATATTAAGCCAAAAAAGAGTGATACAAGATTTTGCAAAAACCCTGTTGCTTGCTAAACACTGGCATTTATGTGTTGATAGTGTGGAAAAGGGCTCCTACCTTATTATCTACTACCAACTTACAGTACTGTAAATTCAGCGTTTAACTCAAATGCTATAACATATGTTTCATTATTTGTGTCAAGAAATcttaaaatcttgttttttaAACTCCTCATTCTTTAGGGGCCAAGGTCAGACCCTTCAGTTTAAGTTGTAGCTCTCTTTCGCCACCTATAGACAAGTAACTCTTATTCATCCACACTGGTAATGACAAGTACTGTATAGAGTGTATCCTTCTTATTGCCTTTCATTTATATTTAGATGCAGATATGTTTTATATGAGTTTTTTTcttgttatattttttaaacgtGTTTGTGTTCTCATAATTGTTTAATCTTTGGCTGTAAATTTAAATATTGTGAATTGAGCGACAAATGAACGGGTGTCTGCACACACTGAATGGTGCTTAGGACACTATTGAAATCTTTGATACTATTTTGATGAGTCTATCACTTGTTCAGTAAATTAAAAGGTAAGGAAAGAAATAGCTCACAGTGTTGTGAGTTTATTGGCTTGTTGGTGGATTCAAGATGTTTATTGTCAAACCTGTTATACAATTACAAACGTCTGAAATGCTTGTTTATTGctcattagcaaatgttagcatgctagcatgcttAGGTAGGCAAGGCAAGTTTAtgtatatagcacatttcagcaacaaagcaATTCAAAGTTCTTTACGCAAAATACCAAAAGCTTTGAAACAAAATgcaaaagaaacacacaaaggAACATTTGAATCCAATTAAATCATTAATTAAAGAGCCAAGAGAATAGAAAATAACAAGTGCCACTAGCATTACTGTAGACTcttactctttttttatttcttattttcattatttaataCATTCTTAGATTTTGTGTAGTTAACAGAATTGAGTCacaattttctctcttttccctccatGTTAGAAAAAGGGCCAAACAATGGTTACTATGTGTTTATTATAAAGATATATACAGTAGCTGTACTGTACAAAGTTATACATCGGCATAGGCGGCGCCAGGGAGGGGCTAGGCGGTGCTGTAGCTAGTCTACCCCTAGGATTTCCATAGCACCCCCAAGAAATTGCTGtggttgatttataaataaataaaaaattgtgtaaatagtataatttatatttgaaaaattaatatatacattaataaaacaaaccgattatttttaggctaaaaaacacaggtgattgtattcggccaaagggtgcagcacacattgaacttttgaccttaccttgctctttaatgttttatgtaaagcactttgaattgccctgttgctgaaatgtgctatacaaataaagctgccttgccttgccttacttccgcagtaacgttttcacacagaagaagaagagctcaatATTTGGACCCGTTAGGATTAGAGAAGTGAGTCTAACGCTAGCAATGGATAGTTTTTTACTCCCTTACGTCAAGGTGTGGAGACTTTAtcaaaaactgtaaatgagactgagagatatggtgaacttgtcaCCAACCGGGAAGAAGAAAAGCGGCCGGAGGAAGATGACCCGACCACGGCCGTGATTGCTGCTGAGGATACTTAACGTCaccctgctgtacatgacattagaccaggggatCGCACAGCCAGGCCACAGTGGGTGAGTCAGCTGATAGGCGTCCATGCAAGAACTTTACTCTTATCTCTGTCTTGTAGAAGAACATTACTGTGAAcatgtgttttacagaaatgtgaataaatggattACCGAATCTAAAGTTTGTGTGTAGGCCTAATGTTAGACTATTTGTGTCAAgggaaactcaaaatttcagagcaccctcactgaaacgtccagcaaccccaaagcagcagcaaaaaaacatCTCTGGCGCAGCCACTGTACATCGGTGCATTATTAGGCTACTGGATATTATTAATGGAATAGTAATATCCTGCTTTTGCCAGCATCTGCACAGAGGGTGGCTGTTTTCTTTTGTTAGCGGCAGTCACAGAAAGCTATGTTGGAAAAAGAGCCTTTATTAGATAATGAGGACATCACTGATGCAAATCAACTCAAATTGATCTAATTCCCTTTGACTTTAGTCTGAGGAAGACCGGCTTGCCATTAAAagcaataaacacaaaactttgaattccagagtttaaaatggttTTCTTTCTGTGAAGCAGATTTTTGGATGTACACACAGTCTGCTTCCTTGGCAGACAACAGTTTAACTGTGATCAACATTTCTTGTTTGACCATTAGATGGCACCACAGCACTGACTCTGACATCTGCTCTCATTCCAGCTCAGACTACATGCCTAGCTACACCATTCCAGCCGTTAACCATTATTTGTCACTATGAACAGTAGCACTATTGTTCTCCTCCTTTTGTACTCGCTGTTCTCTTTATTGTGCTGCCCATGAATTGAAAAGCACTGATCTCCTGCAGCTTAACTTCCATGCTGTTTTAAAGACGATGCATAGCATGTATGTTCTTGTTCATGTTAATGACTACAGATTTTGTTACATTTGGCTTGTGCATGATGTGTAACTGCTACAATGCAGACAATGTCTGGAACCATTAACTGAGATCTATTCTTGTACATGGTCATAACCCTCTGTAATGATAACATTAAGCGCCTCATATTGATCTACTAATATGGCGGTAGCTCAAACCTTTCTGATCAACCACTATGGTTGCAACAAAAAGACATCAGCCGAGCTCTAAAATATGCAAATGTTCTTTGACAGTCTGTGTGAAATCTGCACCCTCAATGGGAAGTGCATTGGTTTTCAGCATAGTGACAATCCATTTTTAATTTGTAGAATGTTTTCTGGGAGGTATTCATAAGCCCAGGATGTCTAAGGACAATTTAATGTGTAGTtggctaaatgaaaaaaaacaaaaaactatggGGTACTAATCTGATCACTTCCTTTATCTGTCATGACATTTTCCTTCCTTACACAATGCATGGATGTAGTTAGCTCTTAATTAGTAACCCTCGGTTACATAGTATGTTTTGTCCATTGCATAAGGTATAATAATTTCACTATACATTTGGACAACactataaaatgtaaaacacacCTGTGTTGCCTTGGGGAGGCTCAAGGGCCAGCCTTCCTCCCCAGATTGTAAAAAACATGGCTACTTTACTGTATTCTGTTGTTCTGTGAACCTGTTATCATAATTAACAATTATTGCAATCCAAGCTTCTCtattctttgttttgataggACGGTCCGTCTGCGCGTGAATGAAACGTATTTTACATATAAGAGAGCAGTTTGTGAGAGCTGGTGGAGGCAGCCAACTGTTTTTTAGTATtttgagtacagcccctttaagtatattttgatgctaatacccTTTTACTTAAGAAAGATTTTGAATGCAATGCTCTTACTTGTAATAGAGTATGTCTAGACTGTggtattattacttttacttaagtaaaaaaatgGTCTGAGTACGTCTTCCACCCACTGACAGTACAGTAAATAGTGAGCAATTCTGGACACAGCGTGGGAGTCATCCCTTTGACCCGTGCCAAACGTCACACATGCTAATTAGCCAATGGAGTTTCTGGTTGTACTTTGCAACGGTTATATtagcatacaaacacacagagctagATGATGTATTTGACTTGAAGTACCCAAATAATAACCCCAGctacacacgcgcgcgcgcacacacacacacacacacacacacacacacacacacacacacacacacacacacacacacatgcagctcGACTGCCAGTTACAGTATTTTTTGTGATTTCCTGTACACTTCTTaaaggacttttttttatggATGCTCGCCCTGGATTACAGCTCAAGGGGGCTGTTACATCACTTttcataaatgtgtgtgtatgtgtcagatAGCGACAGAGGAGAGAGTGTGTTAAaataagtgagagagagagagagagagagagagagagagagagagagagagagagagagagagagagagagagagcagttgAGTGTGAGTAGGTGGTGGCTGTCAAATGAAATCTATGTCAGTACCACTGTTTTTTTAGATGTTAAATTAATCCTCAAGCCAGGTTTCGTCCAAGACGTTACTTCCTCTGATGCCTGGTACCAAATCGGCTTCACCGGAGCCTTACCCACATGCTCTCTGTGTTTTAAGCTCCCCTAAAAAACCTCCAGGAGCGCTACTCATCTGAACAGGTGGCACAATGCTCACAGCACATGGCACGACACCCTCAGGGATTAGGTTGcctttttcatattttacaaTCATTTTTTTGCTAAAGAAAAGAATCTGTTTGcgacagtttttatttgttagtttttttttctatgtttctGGTCTCAGTTTGTGGCACATTTACAGCTCTCGTAGCCCTCCACATTAGCAACTCTTGGGTTATGCCAAGCCTACATACAGACATTGATGTATAATGCCTCAGGGAAATTGTTGTGGCAAAGGGAGCAGGAAGAAGAACACTGACACAGGGATTACCACAGGAAACTCAATCTTCCCACTGTAGCAGCAAGAAATagcaacatttaaacatttaaacccCACCAGACGACATCCCCTACAGTTTCATTAAATCTTTATTCTGAGGTTCTCCTACAATGCTCTGCtgtgagcatgtctgtgtgtgtgtgtgtgtgtgtgtgttcaggcgtgtgtttgtgcgttaAGCCGAGACGGGGAGCAGAGGAAGTTTGCTATTTCTgctgtctgttttctgtctgcaGTCTGAATTGTGCTGTTATTTAGCATCATTCACTGACAAGACTGTTATGTAATTACAGCAGAGTGGGTGGAGGGAAATGgttttgccacacacacacacacacacacacacacacacacacacacacacacacacacacacacacacacacacacacacacacacacacacagtaatttgAAAGCATTACACAATATCTGTGCCCTGAATGCCAAGTAGGTTTGTTAATAGTAGACAATTAAAAAGAACACAGCATGATAACAAATTGGTTAACAAATCCAATCAACAGATCTGATTTTCATCAGAGACCCAATTAAAAAGATGTGTAAACTTACAATTGGACTCTTAAAGTCTCTGAGAGAAATTGAGGACACCATTGActggggctgcaactaaccattattGTCATCATCGAATAAAgtgcagattattttctcagTGAATCGTTTGATCTATAAAATAttagcagaggtggaaagtaacgaaatacatttactcacgttactgtattgagtagttttgttgtgtattttgtattgttcaagtagtttttaaaatctgtattttaaaatgtacttgattacgttttgagtgaagtattgtatttcgctacattacaaatcccatctgttactgagtaaaaaaaaaaaacgaaaggaagaaaaaagaattGCGCCTGGAATGACTACACCAGACCAGAGCTCTATCACTCTGCACCAGACCATAACTTTTTTTGTGCGAACATATgccagcttcttcttctctggttgcaagtcgcaattaaaaagaagtagaagaacaACTGCAATGCGTCggacccaagggggtaagcttcgcttcagaactcgaacctcctatggcgccattttgatgctaagaagccatcacctcccgttagcattccactgactagcattcattttgacgtcactttgacagcgaataactttacatctgaagcgtttaaataTTCTATTTGttcattgtttagttctaaagaaacacgacaatgtataaaaggctccattaccttgtacctcacgttatggctccgtagcagacgtttttgtaaaaataggctaacgattatatcacatagtagaggaattaccgtatagtacaggagaagctcgcaggcagtttcgacttacgttagctgtttaggtttaattactaatgtagcattttagttagcaataattagcctgtgcctatgttatctccttacatatacctacgctctccatctctgtaagattgggaatgattgagatttctcttggcacagctaccagaagacttacaactttcagacacgttgctcacgtcacatttacgttgtctctctcagttgcagtattgccaacttagcgactttgtcgctagatttagcgacttttcagacccccttagcgactttttttcacaaaagcgactagcgacaaatctggcgactttagGTAGAAAAAGTCGCCAGtattgggttagggttagtagtattgtccagcgagcacgcaagGTATTTCTCCCCTGTAGCCGCCAAAACATTCAcctctcttctgttctgtgactgaggagcagaggagcagcccctcccctctgtgctctctcctcatgtgcacaTTGTGCAGCAGCACAGTGCGCGCAtgcaggtagaaaggggagaagggacagcgTGCGGGTGCCGGTGTAGGTAGAAGAGTGACGGGAGAAAgtcgccgctgagctggcctggccctgggcaacCCAGCCTTTTTTGAGAATTATTTATCAATCTTTCTCCATCCCAttttagaatttatttttttctttttcttttttcacttcAAAGATAGGCTACCTAAGTAATAATTATAAGGTAAAATAAATTCCTGTATtgaatttgtgattatttggctaaagatttctattttttttctatctacCTTGCTGACACAACCACTAAGCTGTATGCAAATGAGCGTATGACGTCATCTAGCGACTTCTAGCGACTTTTAGGACAGCCAATAGCGACTTTCCTTACTGAggagttggcaacactgctcagttggaggctgagAGAGATCACcggtaaagcaagagatcaccggacaagtgcttctaatatccttcactggtctccgtccagagcaatgggatctgttggtccattcttatatactgtctatggtcggacccatagactgttaatattaataatataataataattaactaataatatacagtctaaaAAATGACGCAGAGCGGGCACCGACATCTGAAGCTTTGCTAGTTACACTGCAAAAGCAACATGGCATCCAGGGATGCAGCAGTCAAGACCAGCTTTGTGAAATCCCACAAAAACAGTCCATTTTCTAAAGGGGTGTTTATTAAAaagtgtttggtggactctgctgcgctaatatgcccaaagaaaaaaaagagacgttTAAGGATGTGCCGCCTGACATAAAATTCATATTGAGCAGAATTGAGTTTAGCCTATTGGTCCGACCCTCCACAACAGTCCCTGATTCTCATGTGGCCCCTTGGGAAAATGAATTGCCCACCCTTTCCGTAGGACAACGTATGTAGGAGACtggctaaattaattcacatactacatctaattagctcatacGGGCTATTTAGGTgtgtagaagctagctgctatagtctgggctgtgaacattagggtttaaccatagactgttaatattaataattataattaacagtctatgggtctaacccatttatggagtcaaaacacgtgatttggccttgatttgcattataactgttgtttatgtttgtgaagaaaagaaggatggcTCTCAGAACTAACTGTATGGCACTTTCACTTTCAATTGATTGTTTTAAAACGTTTTATGGGATGGTCTGaactaaaattgcacattatacctttctaagggtcttaaatgtcatgtgtgacatgtgttatgttgttattacatgtgtatatatttgtatagatgtttatacatttgtatagatttttctttaattaaaaacaaaatagtttgggCTTTATGACCCCTGTCCTATTATCACTACTGtcctattacagttttttttatgtaactaagtaacttttacttaaagtataatttaaatgaactacttattacttttacttgagtaatttttcagataggtatttttacttgtacttgagtaatatttcatcaaagtattggtacttttacttgagtacaatattttagtactttttccacctctgaatattagaaaacagtgaaaaatggACATCATAATTCCCCAGAATTCAAGCTGATAaattcaaatgtcttgttttgtcggaccaacagtccaaaccccTAAGAAATTCAATTTTCTATGATAGAGGATTAATGAAAGGCaaacattaacattttggaGGCTGAAACCAGTGACTTTTGGGCATTTTTGCTAAAATGATTAACCAATTATCCAAAACATTTTTTGCAGCTCTACATGTACCATTGATGCCAGGGAAAGGTTTGGAGATACATACACCATGTAAAAGTATAATTTGCGTTTTGTCATGTACGCATTGCTTTTCAAATAATTATGCATTTATACATTGAACAACTTTTTTTGCAATTCATGAACAATGCATACATTTCTATGTTCTTggtaaaaataccaataattgtttttattttaagagacaa
This window encodes:
- the jam2b gene encoding junctional adhesion molecule 2b, whose protein sequence is MKMLVLPLLITLLQSPLCLSVTVSSSKPKVEVHEHTDAVLACEFRTEKDQNPRIEWKKKGKGVTFVYFNHKFTGSYAGRAKMEGATLTIHSVTQKDSGEYRCEVTAGEDHVNLGEATVTLNVLVPPHVPSCEVPSSVFVGSGLELHCKDKLSVPPATYRWYKDNKALTATADTPYSVDPNKGALKFTSVSKTDSGMYRCESSNSVGAPKSCVAQKLKVIEYPLNMTILIAGAAGFLSLVLFCCICVCVCQRRGCCKKDKKTKSTKSFNPPPPPPPPIRNIKHYKPAHSFMI